The Candidatus Schekmanbacteria bacterium DNA window CTCTTCGCAGTCTATCCCTTCATAAGCGGAGACCCTTTCCATTTCAGGTGTCAGTTCCCCGCTTCTTGCTTTTTCAATTAATGTCTTCATTTATTTCCGCCTTTTGCTTTCCCTTCCGGATATGTCTTTTTCATTTCAAATGCAATCTTTAAAACCTTTTCTGCCGCCTCTTTGGCGCTTCTGCCAAACACCCTGATCATTGGCTCTTTGCCTTCTCCCCCTTTGTCAAAAATAATATCAGGGCATTTTCCTTTTTTCCTCAGTATCTGCTCCACTCCCCAGTCAAGGGTTCTTCCTTCCTTTGAACTGTTGCTTTTTGGTTCGCTTTTCCTTGAAAATTCCGCAACCTCAAGACCGAGTTTTTTTGCCGCAGAAACTATTGATGGAGAATATTTTATATTCATTGAACCTGCAATGCTTTTATCAAAACTGCGCGCTGTAAGAAGGACGCGGGCAATATGGCTTGATGCTCCCATTTTGGGAGAAGACAAAACTGCAATGTCATCGCCAAGCCTTACGATCCGTCCCGGAAATGCGGCTACATCATCTATAGTATTTCCTCTCACGGTTACAGAGGCTATGTTGGTCTGGACTTCAGGGATAAGAAAACCTAATTGCCTTCCCTTTAAAATCTCAAAAGCATTCTGTGCATCTTCGATTGCTGAAAGCTTCACTGCATCGCGGACAACCCATGATGATGGATCAGGCGGGCTTATGCCGTTCCCCACTCCCTCTGAATTAATAAGTGCGTTCTCAACATATTCCTTTGCTTTGGAGACTGCACTTTTAAGGTCAAAACCACAGGCTAGTAACGATGCGATAAAAGCTGAAAACATACAGCCTATGCCATGAGTATTTTTTGACTCGATCCGCTTCCCTTCGAACAATGTAAAAGCCCTGCCATTATAAAAGACATCAACGGGTGCGCCTTTAAGATGCCCTCCCTTTACAAGTACATTTTTTGCCCCAAGTTTAACTATCACTTTTGCAGCAGACTTCATGTCATCTATATTTTTTATATTTATACCGGAAAGCACAGTCGCCTCATCAATATTGGGAGTGACAAGGATAGAGAGAGGAAATATTTTTTCGACAAGGGATTTTATAGCCTCTTTTTTAAGAAGTATGTTTCCTCCCTTTGAAACCGTTACCGGGTCAACTACGAGATTCCTCACCTTGTAATGTTTAAGTCTGGCGGCTGTCACATTTATAAGAGCGCTTGTATAGAGCATCCCTGTCTTTACAGCATCAAATTTAATATCTCTTAGGACTGCATCAAGCTGGTTTTCCACAATGTCAGCAGGCAATGAAAAAATGCTTTCAATGCCAAGAGTATTCTGTGCTGTAATGGCAGTTATGACCGTTGCACCGTAACCACCCATGCTGTTTACTACTCTTAAATCAGCCTGAACGCCTGCACCGCCCCCTGAGTCTGAGCCGGCAATAGTCAATACCTTAAACACTATGAAATAATCCTCCTGATTTTCCTGGCTTCTTCTTCTGCGTCTCCTGCGCAAAGAATAGCCCTTATCATTGCCACACCGTCTGCCCCTGCATCAATCACATCTTTGCAGTTTTCGATATCAATCCCTCCGATGGCTATGACCGGCACTGAGACGTTCTTCCTTATCAGCTTTATTCCTTCAATACCGCGCGGCTCTATCAATCCTTCTTTTGAAGGGGTCTTAAAAACAGGACCATAGGTAATATAGTCAGCGCCTTCCTTTTCAGCCGTAACTGCATCTTCAACTCCATGGCATGAAACCCCTACAATCATGGAATAGGGTTTTAACAGTTTCTTTACCTCATAAAGAGGAAGCGACTTCCATCCAAGATGTATCCCGTCAACTCCTGCTGCAATCGCGACATCAACGCGGTCGTTGATTATTATCTTTGCTGATTTCCCTGATGCTATTTTTATTTCCTGCACAAGCTTATAAAGTTCGCGGGCATTTAAATCCTTCTCGCGCACCTGGATTGAATCAACGCCGCCGCGTACAGCATCTCTCGCAATCCCGCACAAATTCCCTTTTGCAAGCGCCCTGTCTGTTACAAGGCAAAGTTTAAATGGAGTCTCTTTCAACCCGTTCAAGATATATCCTATTCGATCGTGCCATCAAAAGGGCTTGAAGCCGTTGCATAAAGTTTCTTCTGTATTCGTCCGGCAAGATAGGCAAGGCGTCCTGCATGCACTGCATATCTCATTGCCTCAGCCATGAGAAGCGGCTTTTTCGCTCCCGCGATGCCTGTGTTCATAAGCACTCCATCACAGCCAAGCTCCATTGCTATTGCAGCATCCGAGGCAGTGCCAACACCTGCATCAACAAGCACCGGGACTTTTACGGTCTCAAGGATTATTCTTATATTGTAGGGGTTCCTTATCCCAAGCCCTGAGCCAATAGGGGCGCCAAGGGGCATAACCGCAGAGGCACCGGCATCTTCAAGTTTCTTTGCCATGATTGGGTCGTCGTTTGTATATGGAAGAACTATAAAACCTTCTTTAACTAACACTTTCGTAGCTTCAAGGAGAGCCTCGTTATCGGGGAAAAGTGTTTTCTCGCTCCCTATGACCTCAAGCTTTACCATGCTTGAAAGCCCTGCTTCGCGTCCAAGGCGGGCAGTCCTTATTGCATCATCCGCTGTATAGCATGCAGCAGTGTTTGGAAGTATTGTATATTTTTTCCTGTCTATGTAATCGAGCAGGGATTCTTTCGTTGAGTCGCTTATGTTTATCCTTCGCACCGCGACAGTCACAATCTCAGCGCCTGAAAGTTCAAGCGCCTGCTTAGTCTCTTCGAAGCTTGCGTATTTTCCTGTCCCGACAATAAGCCTTGATTTGAATTTCTTATCACCGAGTATTAGATAATCTTCTGACATGTTCATCCTCCTCCAACAAAATGTATTATCTCAACAATGTCTCCGTCTTTTAAGGACACCGACATGTAATCTTCTTTTTTAATGACTTCCCTGTTAAGCTCCACGGCAACCTGTTTTCCGGCAATTCCCAAAGATTCCAGAAGTGCGTAAACCGTAAGCTCTCCGCTGAATTCTTTCAACTCACCGTTAATTTTTAATTGCATCAACTCACCGCACCAAAAATAAAAAAACCGGAAACCTAAAAGGTCCCGGCTATTATCAATAAGGCAAATCTTTGCTCCCTTCGCTGGCATTACCCAGATCAGGTTCAAAGGGTCACCCCGCAAACCGGGATTTCTCAGCCCTCATCAGGCTCCCCTAACAACCGCATATTAGACTTCCTGCTTTAATAGTCAAGGATTTTATGGAGTGGCAATTTACTCCGTAAACCCTTTTCCCTTCATATCTTCCATCCCATATTTACTTGCCGGACTTAAGCGACATATAGCTGTTGATAAGGTTGCGGTAGTCGGGGATGTGCTTAGAGAACAACATTCCCAGACCCTCAACATCATTGCGCCAGTCTCGATGCAATTCGCAGGCCACACCGAACCAGGTCATAAGTTGCGCACCTGCGGCAGACATGCGATCCCAGGCGGAATGTCGTGTAACCTCGTTGAATGTGCCCGAGGCATCTGTTACGACAAAGACTTCAAAGCCTTCCTCCAAGGCCGACAACGCCGGAAAAGCGACACATACTTCAGTCACTATGCCGGCAACGATCAACTGCTTCTTGCCGGTAGACTTTACTGCCTTGACGAACTCCTCATTATCCCAGGCATTGATCTGGCCGGGACGGGCAATGTAGGGTGCACCAGGGAAGGTTTCCTTCAACTCTGTCATCAACGGCCCATTCGGCCCATCTTCAAAACTTGTAGTTAGGATGGTTGGTAGCTTGAAATATTTTGCGAGATCGGCCAGAGCCAAGACGTTATTCCTGAATGTATCCGGATCGATATCGCGCACTAGTGACAAGAGGCCGGACTGGTGATCTACCAACAGTACAGCGGCATTGTTTTTATCAAGACGAACATAGGATTTGCTCATGGCATGACTCCTTTCATGGTTTGAGTTTAGTCTCAGACATGAATGGGTGAGAGATGATAACATACGTCATAAATCTTTTCCTCATTCTATACGCTTCTATTTTAAAATTAAATTATTGAAAAGAAATTTGCAAGGAATCTACTCGGTAAATCCTTTTCCCTTCATCTCATCTGGTTTTTAATGAACGGGAGAAACAGACTGGATTGCCCTCTATACGGGAACAATAAGAAAGACAAGTTTATCTATCTTAAATCTGAAAGATTTCCTTCCCAAAGTCCTTTATGTCTTCCTGTGAGAAGCTTCTTCCTTTTTAACCGGCTCACCAACTCACGCAGAGCCAGCTCAACCACTTCCTTTTTTGTTTTCAAGGAAGTCAATTTCTTTGCCTCGTTTATTAGTTTGTCTTCCAAAACTATATTGGTTCTTTTGGTATACATAATCATCCTTCTTTACACATTAAAAAAGCTTATTATTTTTATGCAAGCAATAAGAAAAATAGTTTATCGATAGACAATATGCGAGTAATTTACTCTGTGAATCCTTTTCCCTTCATCTCATCTGCTTTTCTGAAGAGTGCCATGCCGGTCTTCATTTTCCGCAATCCTAATTTTCTGTAAAAATCTTCTTTACCGGGAGAGGCAAAGAGGATGACATTGCACTGCGAGAGACGGGAGAGGATGTTTGTAATAATTTTAGTTCCAATCCCCTTTTTTTGGAATTCAGGGACAACAGCTACATCATAGATAGCGGCCTGATAAGCCCCATCGGAAATTGCCCTGCCAAAACCAATCAACTGTCCGTCATGATAGACAAACACAGCGACATAGCTGTTCTCAAAGGCTTTCCTGTGTATGCCGGGCTCATGATACCCCATTCCGACACGCTTTAGCGTTTCCGATACCACTTTCCACTCCACTCCGGAACATTCAAATTTAATCTCTATTTCCACAAAGACCCCCTGAGGACTGAATGGTATCAGAGTGTAACACTGAGAGTATCATGCGATATTCAATTTGTTATTTTTTAATTACTCTGCAACTTGATGGATAATCTCAGAGATATAAGTTTGATATTTTATACCTATTTTTTTTGCTTTAACTTTTATTTTTTCAATATCTTCACTATTAACTCTTATAGTCATTGTTATATCTTTCTTTCGTGATTTAAGAGACCTCTCTATTTTTTCAAGTTCTTTACCTTTTATCTTTTTATACTCACCACGCAGTAATGCGCTTTCAATCTCTCGTTCTTCTTTAGTTAATCTAATTTTTTTCATTGTTTATCTTTCAGGATTTTGTTTTTTTCTTCATTATCCACAAACCGTTGCAATATTAGAGATAAGTTTTTTGAGTATTTTAACCTTCTGAATTTTTCACAAAGCTATTTTGTCTCTCGACTTAAACATTTATGACTTACATTTGTTAGCTATGAAGATTTGACCTTATTACCCTTTTGAACTTAATACATAGACAACATCATCCTGCTCGTTTAATATCATTTTTAGTTAACTGATATATTGCTGCCTTTAAAACTTGCCAGCATATTGCAGCAGTGTGTTTATCAGGATTAAACCCACTACTAACTTGCTCATATGGGTGAATATAGTTTCTAAAATATCTTAACGAATGACTAAATTTTCGTACATCTTCCAGTAGGAGACCTACATCATATGCTACATCAATAAAATTGTTTAATGACCAATCTGGAAATTGTTTAACTTTTCCTTCCTTATCTTTTGGTGACATCTTTGATTGATTAAATTCTTTTGGATGTTTTAAAGCTATTCCAAGTAAAATACCCTCCAGTGTACTTCCTGCAAGAAATATTACAGAAAGTGGCGCAGTGACAGATAAACATTTTTTCATTTCTTCAAATCGATATTTCAATGTCTCGGTAATAACTCCATCAAGTCCAATTTTCTCAAGTGAAATTTCGCTAAACTCTCTTTTTAAAAACTCATCTTCTTCTGTTTCACTTGAACTATCTTCGAAGTTTATTTTATCAGCTTTTGCAAATATTATTTCTTTTTCATTCCTGACAACTTTCCAATTATCAAATGCGAGATATTGATTAAACTCTTTGATGAATTTGTCTAAATCAGCAAATCGACCAATGAAGTTTACTGGTGCAAACAATTTCTTGATACATTTGTCCAATTCAGGAGTACCGTTGATTTTGGAAAGCTTTTCATCTGTGTACATCCATCTTGAAGGGAATCCTTGTAAATATTGATCCTTAAATCCTAACTCATTAAAAAAACTAACTAATTGAGGGCCGGAACGATATTCCGTTTCTTCATTAATCAGGTTTCTTAATTTCTCAAGTGATTTTTTCTGAAGAATCATTTTAATCCTATATTTGAAACAATAGATGGGGACAAATCTTCGTTATCTACAAACTGCTCACTCTGAGAGATAAGTTTTTCGAAAATTTTCACCCTCTACTTTTTTCACGCAGTCATTTCGTTTCTTGTCTCACAAATTTATGACTTATATTTGTCGTTATGAAAATTTTACACTACTAGCCTCATCTTGTCTCCTTCGATTTTTATTGATCTAACACAGAATTGAGTAATGAGTCACTGAAAGATAACAATATGCCTACAACTAATTGGCATCCATCATAGCAATGTAAGCAAAAAAAACGACCTAACGCACTCGTTCAAGTGCAGCGTGTACTGGGGGGGGTCAGTCACTATATTTGGAAGTCTGCCATGAGTTAACCTCGAATAGTACGGCACAATCACCGGAATTATTCCAGACAGTTTTCTCAAGTCCCCAAAACATGAAGTGTGTTGTAGACCCATCTTGGTTCTTCTGTTCACTTGGTGTTCCCGATTTTGTATAAAGGACTACGGAGTCCCCAGCGCGTACCTCTTTTGGCTTGAACCAGTATGCGTGCCGTTGGAGGTTTGAGATTGCATTCTGAGACGTATACGTTGTGTCAAACACAATAAAGTAATTTAGGTTCGTAGTAGCAATGACTTTAAGCCACAACCGCTCTTTGTTGGCTACACCTCTGTCGACGATATTGACTATTTCAATCTTCATCTTTTTACAATCCTCCCGACAGATGCGCCCACTATAATGCATAAACCAACTATACCAGCGATGACGCCATATTCGGACTTCTCTCCCCAAAAAAACGGCATCAGACCGATGATAGCGCCCCCGAGACCTACTCCTACGCCAAAAAAAATCTCTATTGCTTTTTGAGTCAGTAATTTCTCAGAGAGTACTGCTGCTTTCTTGTCGGATTCATGATAGAGGTTTATGTATGATCTTAAATACTCCCGCTCATCATCAGCTTCTTCGAGCAGGCCGAGGATAAGCTTCTGCACGCCAGGGGAGAACAACTCTTCGTCGGTCAATTGCCTTCTAACATCTCTGAATGCTGCTCGTCGTCCAGATGGTGGCACACCAGACTCAATCGTGCCAGTTTCACGTGGTTCTGTTTCCTTTTTTTGACTGGGAGGGCCCAATGCTGAAGCCTCAGTTTTAACATCATTCATTTTTCGCCTCCATCATAATTTCAAAGACCTAACATTCCTCTTTATATTTATTCCCTGATTGTCAATTTTATACTCATCATTAAAATACTTAGTCAAGAAAAAGTGCCTATAAGATAATTTGAACGTGTAAAAAAAGATAACAAATATTATAAAATGATTTATGATTGACAATCCATTCCATCAACTCAGAAATCTTAAAAGGTAAGATAATGATATGTCCTAAATGCAAAATAGAACAGGCTGACGGAAATACTGAATGCACAAGGTGCGGGATTATTTTCGAAAAATATGAAGAGCATCAGAATTTACTTGCTGAAGAAAAGATTCCTAAGGCTTGTGATGATGAAACAGTATCTTCTCTCATCTCATTAAAAGACTTCTTGTTCTACGTAGCTCCCGGCACCAATCCCTTTTATCTTGGCGGGAGAATAATTGTTTTCTTATTCATTCTGGCCTGGAGCATAAACTTTTTCCGTTTTCCAATGGAGAGCAATCATTCGGGGGAAAGTTTCCTCCATTTCATAAACATCCCCTTCCATGAAGCAGGGCATATTATATTCATGCCCTTTGGGAGATTTATGAGCGCTCTTGGCGGCACACTGGGGCAACTGCTCATACCGTTTGCCTGTCTTTTCACTTTCCTTATAAAAACACGTGACACCTTCGGAGGATCAGTAGCATTGTGGTGGACTGGAGAAAATTTTCTTGATATTGCCCCCTATATAAATGATGCGAGGGATTTAAATCTTTTACTCCTGGGCGGAGTGACAGGAAAGGAAGTTGAGGGGCATGACTGGGAATTCATTCTTGGCAAACTACAGGCTCTCCGGTATGATCACACTATTGCAAATATTATCCATAATGCCGGAATCGTCGTGATGATTCTTTCGCTTTTATGGGGAGGGTACATTATTTTTAAACAGGTGATTTCAAGAGCATGAAGCTGATAAAGAATATTCCAATAAAAATTGATAAAGATGAGCTGTTAAAGATCCTGAAAATAAAAAAGGAGTCTGCGGGAAAAATCAATGACAATCTCGCAAGGCTGATAGATGAAGAAATAGCGCGGGGGATGAAACTCGCAAGGCCTCAGGCGCTTTATGAATTTAGAAAAGTAATAAATTCTGATGGTGACGGTGTTGAAATAGAAGGCGGCATAAAGATTGGCGAAAACACTTTCAAGAATTACATGACATCAATTGACCGAATCTGTTTTGCCCTTGTGACCATAGGTCCTGCCCTTGAAGAGGAGGCTGACAAGCTTCAAAAGGATGGCGAATACACCCGTGCAATGATACTCGATGCTGTAGGGTCAGTTGCAGTTGAAGATGCGGCAGGGAATTTAAACCACATGATTTGCGACAAATTAAAAGGGAAGAAAACCGGAATATCCCGCCGCTTCAGTCCTGGATATGGAAAGTTCAAGGTTAAGGAACAGAAAAAAATATCAGACATAATCCCATTCAAAAAAATTGGAGTGGCTCTCACATCATCATTCATGATGGTGCCTCAAAAGAGCATAAGCTTTTGCCTTTATACTGGAAAGCTTAAAAAAGAAATCCCCGGAACCTGTAATATATGCGGGATGAAGGATTGCCCTTACCGCAGCTGTTGACCGGTCTTATCTTTTTCCGGAATGAATGACCTTATCTGTTTGAGGCAGAAAAAATAGCTCAGGGTTTTTGTTGATACAAGAAGGAAGAGATAGAAAAGTGCGAAGGGCATATAAGACATGCCTTTAAGAAATATCTCATAAATATAAAAAACCGCCCCTGCCATGAAAAACAATTCTGTGAAAAGTCCTGCAATGCCTGCGCGGAAGAATCCAGTCTTCATATATGCGCCTCCCGGGATCAAAAGAGAATCCTGAAGAAGTTTCTTGTCATCCTTGAATTTTTTACCGCATGCCTGACAGCAAAAAACACCTTCTCTCAGAAGAGAAAGACAGTCAGGGCAGACATGATATGCAAACTTTACATTACCATTCTGTATGCTTCGCGGGGCGCTCAATATCCTGTTCTTAAGCCTTCCTGCAATATCTTCAATATCGGCTTTGCTAAGGTTCTCATAGGATAATGCAAGATTATCTCTGCATTTTACATCAAGGCTTTTCCAGATTCCTGCTGAGCATCTGATATCTTTTATTGCAGAATATCTTACAATTCTTATCCTGTTTCCTAAGAGCAAAGGACCGCCGGTTGATATTTCAATAAGTCTCCTGTCAGTGAATACAAGAACGACTTTTTTGACAGTGTAAGCATAACAGAGAGTTATTACCGCCTCCCAGATTTTTATCTTTTCAGCGGCAGATACCAGCGCAAGGACTTCCTCATTTTTTTCGATCAGACTGGAAAGAAGCCCGGATATCTCTTCAAATGTTTTTATTTTAGACTTAGTTTGTTTATCATTTAATACTTTACTTGGCGGATCAACGAGCACCGCCCCGGGGAACTTAAAAGCTACTGTTTTAGTATTCATAATAACGTCACTCATATAAGCCTCTATTTTTTAATTAGTCACTTTTAGAGCTATTTACAAGTGAGGGTTTCGGTTCACTGGAGGGATACTTAAGCAGTCAAATTATTTGGAGTAATTGGTAATAAAAAAGAATCGAAGGATTTAGAGATGACAAATCTGACGGCACGTTCGGGGAACGTGCCCTACAGAAGCGTAACATGTCCTACAGAAAATGATGCAGGGTCTGTGAGTTTATTTGTAGGGTCTGTGAGAATAGTTGTAGGGTCTGCTCCCCGAGCAGACCGGATAATTCATTAGAAAAGGAAGTGGTTTTCTATGAAAAAGTATTTATGAGCCAGTCACTGACGAAGTATAATGTTAAAATATTACGCTTGAGTCAGTGGTTATTGATGGGTTTAGAGGTAAGCCCGCTGATGAAATGCTTAAAACTTGCCCTCTCAATTATTTCTTCATCGGTCTGGGAGCAGTTATTCTCTTCAAGAAAAGCTTCCCAGCACTGATGCGTATAAACACATTTTGTAAAACAATACTCAGCGTATTCTTTTTCCTCAGTCAGAAAGTCTATTGGATTATCTTCTGCCTCATTTATGGCATAATAACCATTTCCAAAGCACCAGCAACCAATACATCCGAATTTCTCAGCAAGCTGACTGGATCTGTCTTTTCTTTCACCCATATTATTATCTCCTGATTAGATGTTATTTATCACTACTTCCCATGATATTCAAGAAATAATTTATTTGAGCAATTTAGTATATTCCGCCCAGCTTTACTTTTAGTTTATTACATTGTAAAATCTGTGAATGATAGATATTCATTGCCATATATTGCCTTCCATAGATGACGGTCCTGACAATATTGACGAGTCAATTGAAATGGCTAAAATTGCCGAAGCCGACGGCATAAAAAAAATAGTTGCTACCCCACATCAGCTCGAAGGCCTGTACCAGCCCAAACCGGATTATATCCTTGCTAAAATAGAAGAGCTGAACAATCTGTTAACAGACAGGGGGTGCAATGTTGAAATCCTTCCCGGTTCCGATGCGCACATTTCCCATGATCTAATAAGCAAGATCGAGTCAAATGAAGTTTTTACGCTAAACCGGAAAAACCACATTCTCCTTGAGTTTCCAAATCAGTTTGTATCCGAAAGGATAAAAGAGCTTTTATCAAGTCTTATTTTAAAACGGATCACACCTGTAATCAGCCATCCTGAAAGAAATTTGATGTTTCAGCGCAACCCGAACCTTCTGTTTGAAATGATAGGAATCGGAGCGCTTTCTCAGATAACCGCAATGAGTGTGATTGGAGAATTTGGATATGATGCAAAAAAATCGGCAAAAAAATTCATCTCCCACAGGATGGTTCATTTTGTCGCATCTGACGCACATTCATCAGTGGGAAGGACTCCTGAAATAAGCATTTGCATCAAGCATCTTAAGAAAATCATATCTGAAGATGAAGTCGAAGAGATTCTTTTTACGAACCCGGAACTCGTTATACTGGGAAAGAGCGTCTATCCGCGCCAGGCGGAAAAAATACGATCCTTTTTTGGCCTCTTTGGGTAAATAAAAAAAAGGCGGCATCCGGACTCGAACCGGAGAATAACGGTTTTGCAGACCGCTGCCTTAGCCACTTGGCTATGCCGCCGGATTGATTTCTTTCTGCCAAAAAGCAAAAAAAAAGCGGGAAACGGGGCTCGAACCCGCGACCCCGACCTTGGCAAGGTCGTGCTCTACCAGCTGAGCTATTCCCGCAATAATGCAAAAAGAGATAATACAAATTCAAAGCCGTTTGTCAATCGGAAAGGGAAGCCCTAGAGTTTTCAACATTATTTCTTCATAGCTTGAAAATAATTATTTTTGTGTCTTGATAGCTGATTAGATACTTCGCAGCTAAAAATTTTCCAATAGGGCTAACTTTTAAAAAGTTTTTACTATTATTTTCTTTTTTCTCAAAGGACATCACAAGAAATGCCGTGCCATTATCACTATTGTGCTTAATCCATTTCTTATTTAGCTTGCTTAAGGAGTGATGGACTGTCTTTCTTTCACAGTAATACGTAAACTGAACCCACCTCGGTTTATCATTTACAAAAGCAACAAGTGAATCCCGCTGTGCTATTCTCTGTGTTATCATACCTGCCTTGAGAGTTTGCTCGGAATGGAGCCTGTAATAATTTTTCACATAGACCGGAACAAGACAACAGAAAAAAAACAGAATTACTGCGACAAATGCAGTCCGGAACCGTTCGTATTTTCCAGTTTTCTGAAAGAAAACTGAAATCCAGCCAGCAGAGTAGTATATAAAAGCACCGATCATAATTGAAGCCGGCACCATAAGAGGAACCTGATAATAATTATGCTTCATGCTTCCACGCGCAAACATGATAATAAAGACAAACATCCCGACCATCCATGCTTTAATATACCCTTGCTCCGGCTTCTCTTTTCTCAAAAAAATTCCACCTGCAAATAATAATAAACCAAGGGGAGTTAACGCATTCAAAAACATCTCAAAGATTGTAAGATAGAAACGCGGATCAATCAGAATATGAATATCAGCAAAACGCCAGGTGCCGCTCCCTTCGCTTCCGAAGATAGTTATCCCGCTCCATTTATAAGTCCAATAAGAATGTAAATACCATAAGATATTTGGAACAAGGACAATGATGGAGAAAATGACAGCTTTAGAGCTCAACAATCTTCTCTTCCTGTACCAGATGTATGCAAGCGGGATTGCAAGATATACTGCTGCCATAAGCTTTATCAACAATGCCAGGCTTGCTGCAACCGCCGAGAACAGGAAATATCTGTTTTTCTCTTTTTCACTCCACATTATGGAATAGAAAATTGAACATGTGGTGAAGAAAGAGAGCATCGGTTCGGGTATAAAAGCCCTGGTGAAAAAAAGATTGAGAGGAAGTATGGAGAATGAAAAAGAAGCTAAAAGAGCTATTTCCTGATTCCATAACTTCCTCGTAAGCTTATAGATAAACAATAAAGTTATGGTAAAAAAAAAGATTGATATCAATCTTCCCAAGTATTCATTTACACCGAAAAGCTTATAAAGCAGGGCAACAGCATAAGGATAAATAGGAAATTCTGTTTGTGCGTAGCCGGAAGATTTGCCTGCCCAGTCAACCTGAGGATAGAGAAAATTCATCCCATTATTAGAAAAATTCCTGGCTATCATAGCTCTGTTCGTTTGTCTCCAAGCATGTTCATCTGCAATTGGATTGTCGATGCAAATAAAACGTATAGAAACAGAAAAGATGATAATCAGAATAAGAGCATAATTTGCTTTTTCTCTTGTCAGTAACATTATTTATTTTTTATATGCTAAAATTTAGACTTCACAAATCAATATTTGCTGGAAATATTTTTTTACATTATATTTGATTCTAGTTT harbors:
- the thiE gene encoding thiamine phosphate synthase — encoded protein: MNGLKETPFKLCLVTDRALAKGNLCGIARDAVRGGVDSIQVREKDLNARELYKLVQEIKIASGKSAKIIINDRVDVAIAAGVDGIHLGWKSLPLYEVKKLLKPYSMIVGVSCHGVEDAVTAEKEGADYITYGPVFKTPSKEGLIEPRGIEGIKLIRKNVSVPVIAIGGIDIENCKDVIDAGADGVAMIRAILCAGDAEEEARKIRRIIS
- the thiS gene encoding sulfur carrier protein ThiS yields the protein MQLKINGELKEFSGELTVYALLESLGIAGKQVAVELNREVIKKEDYMSVSLKDGDIVEIIHFVGGG
- a CDS encoding PH domain-containing protein — protein: MSDVIMNTKTVAFKFPGAVLVDPPSKVLNDKQTKSKIKTFEEISGLLSSLIEKNEEVLALVSAAEKIKIWEAVITLCYAYTVKKVVLVFTDRRLIEISTGGPLLLGNRIRIVRYSAIKDIRCSAGIWKSLDVKCRDNLALSYENLSKADIEDIAGRLKNRILSAPRSIQNGNVKFAYHVCPDCLSLLREGVFCCQACGKKFKDDKKLLQDSLLIPGGAYMKTGFFRAGIAGLFTELFFMAGAVFYIYEIFLKGMSYMPFALFYLFLLVSTKTLSYFFCLKQIRSFIPEKDKTGQQLR
- a CDS encoding zinc ribbon domain-containing protein codes for the protein MICPKCKIEQADGNTECTRCGIIFEKYEEHQNLLAEEKIPKACDDETVSSLISLKDFLFYVAPGTNPFYLGGRIIVFLFILAWSINFFRFPMESNHSGESFLHFINIPFHEAGHIIFMPFGRFMSALGGTLGQLLIPFACLFTFLIKTRDTFGGSVALWWTGENFLDIAPYINDARDLNLLLLGGVTGKEVEGHDWEFILGKLQALRYDHTIANIIHNAGIVVMILSLLWGGYIIFKQVISRA
- the thiD gene encoding bifunctional hydroxymethylpyrimidine kinase/phosphomethylpyrimidine kinase codes for the protein MFKVLTIAGSDSGGGAGVQADLRVVNSMGGYGATVITAITAQNTLGIESIFSLPADIVENQLDAVLRDIKFDAVKTGMLYTSALINVTAARLKHYKVRNLVVDPVTVSKGGNILLKKEAIKSLVEKIFPLSILVTPNIDEATVLSGINIKNIDDMKSAAKVIVKLGAKNVLVKGGHLKGAPVDVFYNGRAFTLFEGKRIESKNTHGIGCMFSAFIASLLACGFDLKSAVSKAKEYVENALINSEGVGNGISPPDPSSWVVRDAVKLSAIEDAQNAFEILKGRQLGFLIPEVQTNIASVTVRGNTIDDVAAFPGRIVRLGDDIAVLSSPKMGASSHIARVLLTARSFDKSIAGSMNIKYSPSIVSAAKKLGLEVAEFSRKSEPKSNSSKEGRTLDWGVEQILRKKGKCPDIIFDKGGEGKEPMIRVFGRSAKEAAEKVLKIAFEMKKTYPEGKAKGGNK
- a CDS encoding GNAT family N-acetyltransferase; this translates as MEIEIKFECSGVEWKVVSETLKRVGMGYHEPGIHRKAFENSYVAVFVYHDGQLIGFGRAISDGAYQAAIYDVAVVPEFQKKGIGTKIITNILSRLSQCNVILFASPGKEDFYRKLGLRKMKTGMALFRKADEMKGKGFTE
- a CDS encoding hydrolase; this encodes MSKSYVRLDKNNAAVLLVDHQSGLLSLVRDIDPDTFRNNVLALADLAKYFKLPTILTTSFEDGPNGPLMTELKETFPGAPYIARPGQINAWDNEEFVKAVKSTGKKQLIVAGIVTEVCVAFPALSALEEGFEVFVVTDASGTFNEVTRHSAWDRMSAAGAQLMTWFGVACELHRDWRNDVEGLGMLFSKHIPDYRNLINSYMSLKSGK
- a CDS encoding type II toxin-antitoxin system VapB family antitoxin, producing the protein MYTKRTNIVLEDKLINEAKKLTSLKTKKEVVELALRELVSRLKRKKLLTGRHKGLWEGNLSDLR
- a CDS encoding thiazole synthase, which codes for MSEDYLILGDKKFKSRLIVGTGKYASFEETKQALELSGAEIVTVAVRRINISDSTKESLLDYIDRKKYTILPNTAACYTADDAIRTARLGREAGLSSMVKLEVIGSEKTLFPDNEALLEATKVLVKEGFIVLPYTNDDPIMAKKLEDAGASAVMPLGAPIGSGLGIRNPYNIRIILETVKVPVLVDAGVGTASDAAIAMELGCDGVLMNTGIAGAKKPLLMAEAMRYAVHAGRLAYLAGRIQKKLYATASSPFDGTIE